From the genome of Brevundimonas sp. NIBR11:
GCAGAGGAACTCGGCGCGACCTACTGGGACGACCTGGACCAGATGCTGGCGCGGATGGACGTGATCTCGCTGAACTGTCCGGCGACGAGGGAGACGCATCACCTGTTGTCGGCCGAGCGGCTGGCCCGGCTGCAGCCGCACGCCATCCTGATCAATACCGCGCGGGGCGAGCTGATCGACGAGGCGGCCCTGGCCGAGGTGGTGGGGCGGCGCGGGATCGCGGGCGTCGGTCTGGACGTCTACGAGAACGAGCCGGCGATTCATCCCGGGCTGATGGGGCATGCGAACGTGGTGCTGTTGCCCCACCTCGGCTCGGCCACCCTGGAGGCGCGCCAGGACATGGGCGATCGCGTCATTTTGAACGTAATGACGTTCCAGAACGGCCATCGTCCGCCCGATCGTGTCATTCCGGCGATGCTCTGAGGGCCGGACTCCGGCGTGATCCGGGCCATGCGGGGCGACCCCGAGGTCATTTCGGGGCGGCTGAAACAATCGGTAACGGATGTGGTTAGGTCTGTCAGCGGGCGCTTTGGTCCCGTGTCATCAAACGACAGAATCATGATCCGCAAGACCGTACTTCTGGCCGGTGTGACCGCCGCCCTTCTCACCGCCGCTCCGGCCCTGGCCCAGGACGCGCCTGCCGCTCCGGCTGCCCAGGCCCAGGCCTCGGGTTCGATCCAGCTTCAGCCCGGCGCCAGCGTCAAGGGTTCGGACGGGGCCGTTCTCGGTACGCTGGAAGGCGTCCAGAACAACGCCGCCGGCGAACAGGAGCTGACGGTTCGCGGTTCTGACGGAGCTTTGCGCGGGGTGGGCCTCGCCGGCCTGACGCAACAGGGCGCCGATGTCGTGGTGGGCGTTTCCTCCGCCGAGTTCGCGACCGCGCCGGTCGTGGAGGACTCGGCTCCGGCGACCACGGACGATATGGCCCCGACGCCGGGCGACGCGACCGCCAATCCTTCGCCGATCCCGGGCCAGCCTGTGACAAAGCCGGCCGAGGACACCACCGAGCCGGAAGCGACCGAGCCGGAAGCCTCGCCGACGCCCCAGGGCTAAGCGACGCTCAGCAGCACGACGAAAAAAGGGGCGGCCCGACGGGCCGCCCCTTCTTTTGTGTCCGAAAGGATCGGATCAGGCGCGACGCTTGACCAGACCCAGGAGGAACAGCAGCAGGCAGGCGCCCAGGAAGGCGACCAGCAGGGTGATCAGGTTGAAACCGCCGACGGCGATGCCGAGCAGGTTGCCGGCGATGAAGCCGCCGAGCAGGGCGCCGATGACGCCGACGATGAGGTTGGTGACGAGGCCGTGGTTACGACCCATGACTTTTTCAGCCAGCCAGCCGGCGACGATGCCGATGACGATCCAGCCGATGATTCCGAGACCCATAGTTCCATTCCTTCCAAAGCTAAGGTGCCTCGATAATGCGCACCACCGGCCAAGGTTGCCTGATTGCGACTCGCAACGTCGTCGATCCGCGTTCGACGGTTCTCCCCTGCCAAGCGAAGTCGGCACGGTCGTTGCGCGAGTTCAGGCGAGCCGTGCCGCTTTGGCACAGCCCTCTAGAACAAGGGGAATGGGCAATGGCCACCGATATCGATCTCCACCTGGGCCGCCGTCTGCGCCGTCGTCGTCGCCTGCTGGGCCTGACGCAGCAGCAGCTGGCCATCCAGGTCGGCATCCGTTTCCAGCAGATCCAGAAATACGAGTGCGGCGCGAACCGCATCTCGGCCGCCCGCCTGTGGCAGCTGGCCGAGGCGCTCGAAACGCCGATCAGCTATTTCTACGACGGCCTGGCCGAGGCGATGGAACGCAAGGAACAGGCGGGCGCCAACGGCGGCGAGATGTTTTCCCGCAAGGAAACCCTCGACCTGATCCAGGCCTACTACCAGCTGGGCGAACGCCCGCGTCGCCGTCTGCTCGACCTGGCGAAGTCGCTGCATACGGAAGGCGACGTGGTCGCTTCCTAGGGCTTAGGTCGTAGGTGTTAGGGCTTAGTAGGGGAGTGAGTTCAGGGCGGCTTGACTAAGCCCTACTCCCTAAGCCCTAAGCCCTACCTATGACCGAATTCGAATCCTTCGCCGTCGAACTGGCCGCCGAGGCCGCCAAGGTGACCTTGCCGTTCTTCCGGGGCGACTATGCCGAGGAGAACAAGGCGGGTGCGGGCGTCTTCGATCCGGTCACGGAAGCGGACAAGGGGGCGGAAGCCGCCATCCGGCGACTGATCGCCAGCCGGTATCCCGACCACGGGGTCATCGGCGAGGAGTATGGAGAAGACCGGCCGGACGCAGAACACGTCTGGATCCTGGACCCCATCGACGGAACCCGCGCCTTCATCGCGGGCCTGCCGATGTGGACGACCCTGATTGCACTCAGGGAAGGTGGACGATCCACTGTCGGCGCCATCTCCCAGCCGTACATCGGCGAACTGTTCCTGGGCGGACCTTCGGGCGCGGTCCTGATGAGCCGGGGCCAGACGCGGCCGATCCGCGTGCGCGCTTGCGAGAAACTCACCGACGCGATCATCGCCACGACCGCGCCGGAGATCTTCACCCCGCCGGAGTTCGGCGCCTGGACCCAGGTGATGGCGGCCGCGCGGCTGGCCCGCTACGGCTGCGACGCCTATGCCTACGCCATGCTGGCCATGGGCCGGATCGACATGGTGGCCGAGACCGGGCTGAAGCTGTGGGACTGGTCCGCCCTCATCCCCGTGGTCGAGGCGGCCGGGGGCGAGGTCACCGACTGGCGCGGGGAGGCCGTGTCGGGCGACGGGCGCATTATCGCCGTGGGCGACCCCCGCGTGCGCGAACAGGCGCTGGTCGCGTTCCGCCGCGGGGCCCAGTAAGTCCGACTAGAACGGCAGGATATTGCGCTGGCGGCTGTAGGCCATGGTGCCGACGTTGGCGCCGAGGCGCAGGCCCACGCCCGTGCGGACCGGAGCCAGGACGATGCCGTCGGCGCGCTGGTAGTTCACGCCCAGACCCGCGATCAGATAGGCCGTGCCCTCCACGCCCGGGTAGCGGCGATAGATCGCGTCCGGGGCGTAGAGACCATAGACGAGGGTGAAGACGCGCGAGGCGTTGCCGCCGATGTCCCAGCCGATCGAGGTTCCCTGCCAGTAGACGTCCTGCGAGGCCGAATGGTCCTTCATGTGCAGGGCGCCGCGGCCGTAGCGCAGGCCGATGACGGCCGCGCCGGCGCCCTCCTCGCCGGCGATATAGGCGGTGGGGGCGTCGCCCTGGTCGCGGAAGATGCGTTCGATGGCCGCGCCCATGGCCTCGGCGGCGATGCCGAGCTCGCGCGAGCCGGCCGCGACCAGTTCGTCGGCCGTATAGGCCTGGGCGTTGGCGTCCGAGGCGATCGGATAGTTCGGCTCGGTCGGCTGACGCGGGCCGGTGGCGCAGGCGCCGAGCGCGGTCATGGAGGCGGCGGCGAAACCGGTCTGGATCAGGTGGCGGCGGTGCATTTCGGTGTCCCCAAATCTCTTGGCCCGTCCCTGTCGAGCGTGACGGGAAGGTCGCCGGGCTTTGCGTCAGCCTTGGGGCGGCGAGGTTAACGAGAGGTTGCCGGACTTGCCGCTATTACCGATCCCGCGCCGCTTGAGTCTCGGCCTCGTCTGCCTTTCGGCATTGCCCGATCACCTGATGACCATCGCGATCCGATCGGTACGCCAGCGTCCTACGGTCGATGTGGTTCGTGCCGTAGGCGTCGTGCCTGTAGTCTTCCCAGGACCATCCCGTGTGATCCATCGTCACCGCCGTGGATGAGGATCGGAACGTTTCCGACAGGGTGACGGCGTTGAGAGAACCCGGTCGCAGTGAGAGGGTGACGTTCATCCTGTAAGGTGGGAAGGCCTCGACATCGCACTCGAACTCAAGCGGGCTGGTCTCCAGCGGGCCCGTCAGGGCCGCCGTCATCAAGAGTGCAATCATCAGCTGGTCCCTTCATCGGCGACAGGGGGCGCGTCCCACTCTCGAACGCCGCCGACGCGGTGTCTGCTTCCCGGTCCTGACGGTCGTCGCGATCCTTGCGGTGTCCTCGCGGTCGGGATGGTTCTAGAGGGAGCCGATGGAGCTTCCCCTGATCCCCGGCCGCGAGTGTGGGCCTTGCGTCGAGTGCTGCCGTTTCATTCCGCTGGACCTGCCGGAGCTGTCGAAGCCGACGGGCAAGCTGTGCGGCTATTGCGTGGATGGGGCCGGGTGTTCGGTCCATGCGGTGCGGCCCCAGACGTGCCGGACGTGGTTCTGCGTCTGGCGGGTGGTGGAGCTGGACGAGGCGTGGCGGCCGGATTTGAGCGGGATCATCGTACGGCCGGACGGACTGCTGACCGGGCAGATGACGCTGTACGTCGTGCGGCGGACCGACTTCCTGAGGTCGGCGCTGCTGTTCGACACCGTGGCGCAATGGCTGGGCGAGGGCTTGAGAATGGCGATCAGCGTGCCGGGACCGGTGGGAACCCTGCCGGTGCGGGCGGAGGTGACGGAGTTCCTCCTGCCAGCGGTGGCGGCGGGGGATGACGTTGGGTTTGCGACGTTGTTCGAGCGGGTCCTGGATAGCCTCGATCAACATGATTTCGAACCGGACGGGATCGAGGAGCGGTACGCGGTGATCTGAACCCTCTCCCGGACGGAGAGGGTCGTTTCAGTGCTTGTCGGTCTTGCCGGTGATCCAGTCCATCAGGGCCAGCATGACGCCGGAGGCGACGAAGGTCAGGTGGATGATGACGCCCCACATGGCCTCGACCTCGTTGATCTGGCCGCCCTCGGAGAAATGCATGAAGAATTTCAGGAGCTGGATGCCCGAGATCGCGACGATGGAGGCGATCAGCTTCATCTTAAGGCCCGAGAAGTCGACCGTGCCCATCCACGGCGGCCGGTCCGTCTCACCCTCGAGATCGAGCTTGGAGACGAAATTCTCGTAGCCCGAGAACATCACGATCAGCAGCAGATTGCCGGCCAGCGACAGGTCCACCAGCGACAGGACTGCGAGGATGGCGTCGTTGGAGCTCATGCCGTGCCCGGCCGTGAAAGCCTGGGGCACGTAATAGATCAGCTCGCGAACGAAGACGATCAGCAGCATGAACAGGGCCGCCGCCAGACCGACGTAGAAGGGCGCCATCAGCCAGCGCGATCGGAACAGCGCGCGTTCGAACGCGGTTTCCAGTCTCGGTTTGATGCTCACGGCGACGCCCTCCCCTGCTTCGCTTGGTTCTGGCCGAAAGCGTGCGGGGAGATCAACCCTTTACCCGAACCGCCCAGCCTGCGCCGGGCAGTTCGGACAGGTCAGGAGCGGAGCACCGCACCCAGCTTGGTCGCCGCGGCGACGATCCTGGCCGACAGGGCCTCGATCTCCACTTCGGTCAGGGTGGCTTCGCGGGGCTGGATCGCGACCTCGAGCGCGACGGACTTGGAGCCCTCGGGCACGCCCGGACCGCGATAGACGTCGAAGACGCGAACCTCGGCGATCAGGGCCTTGTCGGCGCCCTGGACGGCGCGAACCAGATCGCCGGCGGCCTTGGCTTCCTCGACCACGAAGGCGAAGTCGCGGGTCAGGGGCATGAGATTCGGCAGGTCGGCGTTGCCGCGCGCCTTGGTCGCCTTGGACTTGGGCTCGGGGACGGCGTCCAGCACGATCTCGAAGGCCAGGATCGGGCCGTCGGCGTCGAGCGCCTTGAGCACGCGCGGGTGGACGGCGCCGAACTCGGCGATGATCGTCTTGGGGCCGAGTTGGAGACGGGCCGAACGGCCGGGGTGCCACCAGTCGCGGTTCTGACCTTGGGCCAGCTGCAGCGAGGCTACGGGTGCGCCGATCGCATCCAGCACGGCGATCAGATCGGCCTTGAGCGCGAACATGGGATCCTCTCCCGCGCCGGTCCAGCTGCGGGCCGCGCGGGGGCTGACGAGGCCGGCGATGACGGTGCGCTGGTCGTTCGGCTCGTCGCCCAGATAGATGGGGCCGATCTCGAACAGGGCGACGTCGCCGTGGCCCCGCGCGGCGTTGCGGGCCGCCGCCTGGATCAGATTCGGCAGGGCCGAGGGGCGCATGCAGTCGAGGTCGGAGGCGA
Proteins encoded in this window:
- a CDS encoding superoxide dismutase — its product is MIRKTVLLAGVTAALLTAAPALAQDAPAAPAAQAQASGSIQLQPGASVKGSDGAVLGTLEGVQNNAAGEQELTVRGSDGALRGVGLAGLTQQGADVVVGVSSAEFATAPVVEDSAPATTDDMAPTPGDATANPSPIPGQPVTKPAEDTTEPEATEPEASPTPQG
- a CDS encoding GlsB/YeaQ/YmgE family stress response membrane protein, giving the protein MGLGIIGWIVIGIVAGWLAEKVMGRNHGLVTNLIVGVIGALLGGFIAGNLLGIAVGGFNLITLLVAFLGACLLLFLLGLVKRRA
- a CDS encoding helix-turn-helix transcriptional regulator; translated protein: MATDIDLHLGRRLRRRRRLLGLTQQQLAIQVGIRFQQIQKYECGANRISAARLWQLAEALETPISYFYDGLAEAMERKEQAGANGGEMFSRKETLDLIQAYYQLGERPRRRLLDLAKSLHTEGDVVAS
- the hisN gene encoding histidinol-phosphatase; amino-acid sequence: MTEFESFAVELAAEAAKVTLPFFRGDYAEENKAGAGVFDPVTEADKGAEAAIRRLIASRYPDHGVIGEEYGEDRPDAEHVWILDPIDGTRAFIAGLPMWTTLIALREGGRSTVGAISQPYIGELFLGGPSGAVLMSRGQTRPIRVRACEKLTDAIIATTAPEIFTPPEFGAWTQVMAAARLARYGCDAYAYAMLAMGRIDMVAETGLKLWDWSALIPVVEAAGGEVTDWRGEAVSGDGRIIAVGDPRVREQALVAFRRGAQ
- a CDS encoding DUF1134 domain-containing protein yields the protein MHRRHLIQTGFAAASMTALGACATGPRQPTEPNYPIASDANAQAYTADELVAAGSRELGIAAEAMGAAIERIFRDQGDAPTAYIAGEEGAGAAVIGLRYGRGALHMKDHSASQDVYWQGTSIGWDIGGNASRVFTLVYGLYAPDAIYRRYPGVEGTAYLIAGLGVNYQRADGIVLAPVRTGVGLRLGANVGTMAYSRQRNILPF
- a CDS encoding TIGR00645 family protein, whose translation is MSIKPRLETAFERALFRSRWLMAPFYVGLAAALFMLLIVFVRELIYYVPQAFTAGHGMSSNDAILAVLSLVDLSLAGNLLLIVMFSGYENFVSKLDLEGETDRPPWMGTVDFSGLKMKLIASIVAISGIQLLKFFMHFSEGGQINEVEAMWGVIIHLTFVASGVMLALMDWITGKTDKH